One window of Cygnus olor isolate bCygOlo1 unplaced genomic scaffold, bCygOlo1.pri.v2 scaffold_138_ctg1, whole genome shotgun sequence genomic DNA carries:
- the ELOF1 gene encoding transcription elongation factor 1 homolog, with amino-acid sequence MGRRKSKRKPPPKKKVTGTLETQFTCPFCNHEKSCDVKMDRARNTGVISCTVCLEEFQTPITYLSEPVDVYSDWIDACEAANQ; translated from the exons ATGGGCCGCCGCAAGTCGAAGCGGAAGCCCCCCCCCAAGAAGAAGGTGACGGGGACGCTGGAGACGCAGTTCACCTGCCCCTTCTGCAACCACGAGAAGTCCTGCGACGTCAAGAT GGACCGTGCCCGCAACACAGGCGTCATCTCGTGCACCGTGTGCCTGGAGGAGTTCCAGACCCCCATCACCT acctgTCGGAGCCCGTGGACGTCTACAGCGACTGGATCGACGCCTGCGAAGCCGCCAACCAGTAG